The following are encoded in a window of Verrucomicrobiota bacterium genomic DNA:
- a CDS encoding rod shape-determining protein: MLAQLKGLFSNDIGIDLGTANSLVYVRDRGIVLHEPSVVAIQAGTTNVLAVGEEAKRMLGRTPGNIVAIRPMKDGVIADFEITEAMLRHFIQKVHNRKLIAPRVVVAVPSGITEVEKRAVKDSATHAGAREVYLIEQPMASAIGVGLPVHEPAGNMIVDIGGGTCEIAIISLAGIVFSRSLRVGGDEFDETIIAHMKRAYNLMIGERTAEEIKIRIGSAYPLEQELSMEVKGRDLSAGLPKTLTVRSEEIREALKEPLASILESIRITLERCPPELSADLVDRGIVIAGGGALLRGIDRLVAEETGLPVHIAENPLTAVAEGTGRVLQELQFLKRVAYSR, from the coding sequence ATGTTAGCGCAACTTAAAGGCCTGTTTTCCAACGACATCGGGATCGATTTGGGAACGGCGAACTCCCTCGTTTATGTCCGTGATCGGGGCATTGTGCTGCATGAACCTTCCGTCGTAGCCATTCAAGCTGGCACGACTAACGTCCTGGCCGTCGGCGAAGAAGCCAAACGAATGCTCGGCCGCACCCCAGGAAATATCGTCGCCATCCGGCCCATGAAAGACGGCGTGATCGCCGATTTCGAGATTACCGAGGCCATGTTGCGGCATTTCATCCAGAAGGTTCATAATCGCAAGCTGATTGCTCCTCGAGTGGTTGTCGCTGTCCCTTCCGGAATCACCGAAGTTGAGAAACGGGCGGTGAAAGATTCCGCGACCCATGCCGGCGCGCGGGAAGTGTATCTCATCGAGCAACCGATGGCGTCCGCAATTGGCGTCGGGTTGCCGGTGCATGAACCGGCCGGCAACATGATCGTCGATATCGGCGGCGGCACGTGCGAAATTGCCATCATCTCCCTGGCGGGCATCGTGTTCAGCCGCAGCCTCCGCGTGGGCGGAGATGAATTCGACGAGACGATCATTGCGCACATGAAACGGGCCTATAATCTGATGATTGGCGAACGCACGGCGGAAGAAATCAAAATCCGCATCGGCTCAGCCTATCCTCTGGAACAGGAGCTTTCGATGGAGGTCAAAGGACGCGATTTGAGCGCAGGGTTGCCCAAGACCTTGACCGTTCGCTCCGAGGAAATCCGCGAAGCGCTGAAGGAACCCCTGGCAAGTATTTTGGAATCCATTCGCATCACCCTCGAACGGTGCCCGCCCGAATTGTCCGCCGATCTGGTGGACCGCGGGATCGTCATCGCCGGCGGTGGCGCGCTCTTGCGAGGCATCGACCGATTGGTGGCCGAAGAAACCGGCCTGCCGGTCCACATTGCGGAGAACCCCCTCACCGCCGTGGCGGAAGGCACCGGTCGAGTCCTGCAGGAACTCCAATTTCTCAAGCGAGTTGCTTACTCCAGATAA
- the mreC gene encoding rod shape-determining protein MreC → MFRRPQYLALMAVVLLVLVVLSLPIQTATQLKLALGGFFLPLIGLTSSSRSVARQAEGTVVPRRMLLDQIDDLKRENERLRLQLMQSNLVWQENLTLRQAFGWKQQSRWDLRLARVTLRDPANWWRTIQIDLGQRDGVVTNMPVMTSEGLVGKVQRVGLWSSQVVLIGDPNCRVSAVVEDEKDQDGGIIQADASSILDPSIVELTFLGGQSKAKAGALVVTSGQGGVFPKGIPIGKVIETRSVGFGMSTEARVKLSANFKHLDYVWVKFP, encoded by the coding sequence ATGTTTAGAAGGCCGCAGTATTTAGCCTTAATGGCGGTTGTTTTGTTGGTGCTGGTTGTTCTGAGCCTGCCGATCCAAACGGCGACGCAACTGAAGCTGGCTCTGGGAGGTTTTTTTCTGCCCTTGATCGGTTTGACCAGTTCGAGCCGCAGCGTGGCCCGGCAGGCCGAGGGCACCGTCGTTCCGCGCCGCATGCTCCTCGATCAAATCGATGATCTGAAGCGCGAGAACGAACGATTGCGGCTGCAACTCATGCAGAGCAATCTGGTTTGGCAGGAGAATCTCACCCTCCGTCAGGCCTTCGGATGGAAGCAACAATCCCGGTGGGACCTCCGGCTCGCCCGCGTGACGCTTCGCGATCCGGCCAATTGGTGGCGCACGATCCAGATCGATCTCGGACAGCGCGACGGGGTGGTCACGAACATGCCCGTGATGACCAGCGAAGGGTTGGTGGGCAAGGTTCAACGCGTGGGTCTCTGGAGTTCGCAGGTGGTCTTGATCGGCGACCCGAATTGCCGGGTTTCGGCGGTGGTTGAGGATGAGAAAGACCAGGACGGCGGGATCATCCAGGCGGATGCCTCCAGCATTCTCGATCCCTCCATCGTGGAGTTGACGTTTCTCGGCGGCCAAAGCAAAGCCAAAGCCGGCGCGTTAGTCGTGACCAGCGGTCAGGGCGGCGTGTTCCCCAAAGGCATTCCCATCGGGAAAGTCATCGAGACGCGGAGCGTCGGCTTCGGCATGTCCACGGAAGCGCGGGTCAAGCTGTCGGCGAATTTCAAACACCTGGATTACGTGTGGGTGAAGTTTCCATGA